In a single window of the Cydia splendana chromosome 20, ilCydSple1.2, whole genome shotgun sequence genome:
- the LOC134800620 gene encoding thymus-specific serine protease-like: MPQIAKETNGGMFATEHRYYGKSLPNIPNHKLTEYYKYLSSFLALQDVAILIKMLKSDPKFMASKVVVIGGSYAGNLAAWMRVLYPNLVDAALAASAPVLAKKDCPEFLEAVRDTFAKYGTKNCINHIANRFKEYEDLLKSPQGIEILKRKLNINSDLTILENQQKLFTRLYEELADTAQSGPPSDVVKKCHQYQYGHNRKLRDTPISWRDYSNIEFNPWTDDDSWYYQACNEFGYQMTTSAEKQPFVHWSPLNYTLKSCKRYIDGDIERRMDQGVFLTNQMYGGLTPNVTKVVFTHGDMDPWRSLGIKQSLGPEAPAITIEGTAHCGIILQEMDGEPIKMKLARVYVKNLIKKWISE, from the coding sequence ATGCCTCAAATAGCAAAGGAAACTAATGGTGGCATGTTTGCCACGGAACACAGATATTACGGTAAGAGTTTGCCCAACATTCCGAATCACAAACTGACGGAATATTATAAGTATCTGAGCTCTTTTCTTGCGCTGCAAGACGTTGCGATTCTGATAAAAATGTTGAAATCAGATCCAAAGTTTATGGCGTCTAAAGTGGTGGTCATTGGTGGGTCCTACGCAGGGAACCTTGCGGCTTGGATGAGGGTTCTTTACCCCAACCTGGTAGATGCAGCATTAGCGGCAAGCGCGCCAGTCCTTGCCAAAAAAGACTGTCCAGAATTTTTAGAAGCCGTTCGAGATACATTTGCAAAATACGGGACAAAGAATTGTATAAACCATATTGCAAATAGATTTAAAGAATACGAAGATTTATTGAAAAGCCCGCAAGGAATTGAGATATTAAAAAGGAAATTGAATATTAATTCAGATTTGACTATTTTAGAAAATCAACAGAAATTATTTACCAGGTTATATGAAGAGTTGGCGGATACCGCGCAATCCGGTCCGCCTTCGGATGTCGTAAAAAAGTGTCACCAATATCAATACGGACATAACAGGAAACTTCGAGATACACCTATTTCGTGGCGAGATTATTCGAATATTGAATTTAATCCCTGGACGGATGATGATTCGTGGTATTATCAGGCTTGCAATGAATTCGGCTACCAGATGACGACTTCAGCCGAAAAACAGCCTTTCGTTCACTGGAGCCCATTGAATTATACGCTAAAATCCTGTAAACGTTACATCGATGGAGACATTGAAAGGAGAATGGACCAGGGAGTGTTTCTAACCAATCAAATGTACGGGGGATTGACACCTAACGTGACGAAAGTCGTGTTCACACATGGTGACATGGATCCGTGGCGGAGTCTTgggataaaacaaagtttgggACCAGAAGCACCGGCTATAACGATAGAGGGAACAGCGCATTGCGGGATAATATTGCAAGAGATGGACGGAGAACCAATAAAAATGAAGCTAGCGCGAGTTTATGTCAAAAATCTAATTAAGAAATGGATTTCCGAATAA